A region of Streptomyces halobius DNA encodes the following proteins:
- a CDS encoding extracellular solute-binding protein → MKRGLIATTTVAGMLVSVAACGSSGGGKAGADGFKGQKLTVWVMDGSNPAQWTKQVSEQFKKKTGATVEFKVQQWNGIQQKLSTALSEETPPDVVEIGNTQTVAYAKAGALADLGDLKKEIGADWNDAFNKSAIADGKQYALPWYAGNRVVMYNKKIWAEAGLKGTPKTRNELFKAFDTIKRKTDAEPLYLPGQNWYFFDGLTIGTGAELVKKEGGKWVSNLGDPKVSKAMDIYRQYQSFSTAPKNKDEATPQQAEVFAKGKTGAVIAMGYEAGTAVKANPKLKDDIGFFTIPGETAAKPEGVFLGGSNFAVAGMGKKQELAKEFLKVALSKENDAQMVKEAGWTPKSPDLADAAKENPAAAAAAPAAQKSGGTTPPIAQWAAVENVPNPIKNYMTAVLGGKAPADAAKDVESEINARLAGQ, encoded by the coding sequence ATGAAGCGTGGGCTCATAGCGACGACGACGGTCGCGGGAATGCTGGTGAGTGTCGCTGCCTGTGGGTCCAGCGGCGGCGGCAAGGCGGGCGCGGATGGCTTCAAGGGCCAGAAGCTGACCGTCTGGGTGATGGACGGGTCCAATCCGGCGCAATGGACCAAGCAGGTTTCCGAGCAATTCAAGAAGAAGACCGGCGCCACCGTCGAGTTCAAGGTCCAGCAGTGGAACGGCATTCAGCAGAAGCTGAGCACCGCCCTTTCCGAGGAAACCCCGCCGGATGTCGTCGAAATCGGCAACACCCAGACCGTCGCGTATGCCAAGGCGGGCGCCCTGGCCGACCTCGGTGATCTGAAGAAGGAAATCGGCGCAGACTGGAACGACGCCTTCAACAAGTCGGCGATCGCGGACGGAAAGCAGTACGCGCTCCCTTGGTACGCGGGTAACCGCGTGGTCATGTACAACAAGAAGATCTGGGCCGAGGCGGGCCTCAAGGGCACCCCCAAGACCCGCAACGAGCTCTTCAAGGCGTTCGACACCATCAAGAGGAAGACCGACGCCGAACCGCTGTATCTTCCCGGCCAGAACTGGTACTTCTTCGACGGCCTGACCATCGGCACCGGCGCCGAGCTGGTGAAGAAGGAAGGCGGCAAATGGGTCTCCAACCTCGGTGACCCCAAGGTCTCCAAGGCCATGGACATCTACCGGCAGTACCAGTCCTTCAGCACCGCGCCGAAGAACAAGGACGAGGCCACCCCGCAGCAGGCCGAGGTTTTCGCCAAGGGGAAGACCGGCGCCGTCATCGCCATGGGGTACGAGGCCGGCACCGCCGTCAAGGCCAACCCGAAGCTGAAGGACGACATCGGGTTCTTCACCATCCCCGGTGAGACCGCCGCCAAACCCGAAGGCGTATTCCTCGGCGGCTCCAATTTCGCCGTCGCCGGCATGGGCAAGAAACAGGAACTCGCCAAGGAATTCCTGAAGGTCGCCCTGTCCAAGGAAAATGACGCACAGATGGTCAAGGAAGCCGGCTGGACGCCCAAGTCCCCGGACCTGGCCGACGCGGCGAAGGAGAATCCGGCCGCGGCCGCCGCCGCACCCGCCGCGCAGAAATCCGGCGGTACCACGCCGCCCATTGCCCAGTGGGCGGCTGTGGAGAACGTGCCGAACCCGATCAAGAACTATATGACGGCGGTCCTGGGCGGCAAGGCGCCGGCCGACGCGGCCAAGGACGTCGAATCCGAGATCAACGCGCGGCTCGCCGGGCAGTAG